The Cytophagia bacterium CHB2 genome has a window encoding:
- a CDS encoding biopolymer transporter ExbD, which produces MQIGDQEGAGLNEINLTSLIDVALVLVVIFMVM; this is translated from the coding sequence ATGCAGATCGGTGATCAAGAAGGCGCGGGGTTAAATGAGATAAATCTAACCTCGTTGATCGATGTTGCATTGGTGTTGGTGGTGATCTTCATGGTGATGA